The Tursiops truncatus isolate mTurTru1 chromosome 6, mTurTru1.mat.Y, whole genome shotgun sequence genome includes a window with the following:
- the AQP7 gene encoding LOW QUALITY PROTEIN: aquaporin-7 (The sequence of the model RefSeq protein was modified relative to this genomic sequence to represent the inferred CDS: inserted 1 base in 1 codon) encodes MAQADRKKRSTCMSKMVTPSAVRRMQTVLQKEMVREFLAEFLSTFVMMVFGLGSVAHMVLGDKMGSFLGVNLGFGFGVTMGVHMAGNISGAHMNAALTFTNCALGRMSWKKFPVYVLGQFLGSFLAAATIYCLFYTAIIDYSGGSLTVTGPTATANIFATYLPDHMTLWRGFLDEVLVTGMLQLCLLAITDKGNNPALEGTQALVIGILVVIIGVSMGMNTGYAINPSRDLPPRFFTFIAGWGTQVFSTKDWWWVPVVAPPLGAYLGAIIYLIFIGSSIQQKPQILETPSTYEDHGTPVLPKTTSHTPVTSSLTPVSVXPDNRPSVLSHP; translated from the exons ATGGCTCAGGCCGACAGGAAGAAGCG GTCCACCTGCATGTCCAAGATGGTCACACCGTCTGCAGTAAGAAGGATGCAAACAGTACTGCAGAAGGAGATGGTGCGCGAGTTCCTGGCCGAGTTCCTGAGCACGTTTGTCATGatg GTGTTTGGTCTCGGCTCCGTGGCCCACATGGTTCTAGGAGACAAGATGGGGAGCTTCCTCGGTGTCAACTTGGGTTTTGGCTTCGGAGTCACCATGGGAGTGCACATGGCAGGGAACATCTCCG GGGCCCATATGAACGCAGCCTTGACCTTCACCAACTGTGCACTAGGCCGCATGTCCTGGAAGAAGTTTCCCGTGTATGTTCTGGGTCAGTTCCTGGGTTCCTTCCTGGCTGCTGCCACCATCTACTGCCTCTTCTACA CCGCCATCATCGACTACTCGGGGGGAAGTCTGACAGTGACTGGTCCCACAGCCACTGCTAACATTTTTGCCACCTACCTTCCTGACCACATGACCTTGTGGAGGGGCTTCCTGGATGAG GTGTTAGTGACAGGGATGCTTCAGCTGTGTCTCTTAGCCATCACGGACAAGGGGAACAACCCAGCACTGGAAGGGACACAGGCCTTGGTGATTGGCATCCTTGTTGTCATCATTGGAGTATCCATGGGCATGAACACAGGATATGCCATCAACCCCTCCCGGGACCTGCCTCCACGCTTCTTCACCTTCATTGCTGGCTGGGGCACACAGGTCTTCAG CACcaaggactggtggtgggtgcCAGTGGTGGCCCCACCCCTAGGTGCCTACTTAGGTGCCATCATCTACTTGATCTTCATTGGCTCCAGCATCCAACAGAAGCCCCAGATACTGGAGACTCCCTCGACGTATGAAGACCACGGAACACCTGTGTTGCCCAAGACCACATCTCACACACCCGTGACCTCTTCCCTCACCCCTGTCTCTG TCCCCGACAACAGACCTTCAGTCCTGTCCCACCCTTAA